In one window of Escherichia coli DSM 30083 = JCM 1649 = ATCC 11775 DNA:
- the hisM gene encoding ABC transporter permease has protein sequence MIEILHEYWKPLLWTDGYRFTGVAITLWLLILSVVIGGVLALFLAIGRVSSNKYIQFPIWLFTYIFRGTPLYVQLLVFYSGMYTLEIVKGTEFLNAFFRSGLNCTVLALTLNTCAYTTEIFAGAIRSVPHGEIEAARAYGFSTFKMYRCIILPSALRIALPAYSNEVILMLHSTALAFTATVPDLLKIARDINAATYQPFTAFGIAAVLYLIISYVLISLFRRAEKRWLQHVKPSSTH, from the coding sequence GTGATCGAAATTTTACATGAATACTGGAAACCGTTGTTGTGGACCGACGGTTATCGCTTTACTGGCGTGGCAATCACTCTGTGGCTGCTTATTTTGTCGGTAGTGATAGGCGGAGTTCTGGCGCTGTTTCTGGCGATTGGTCGTGTCTCCAGTAATAAATACATCCAGTTTCCAATCTGGTTATTTACCTATATTTTTCGCGGTACGCCGCTGTATGTTCAGTTGCTGGTGTTCTATTCCGGCATGTACACGCTTGAGATTGTTAAGGGAACCGAATTCCTTAACGCTTTCTTCCGCAGTGGCCTGAACTGTACCGTGCTGGCGCTGACGCTTAACACCTGCGCTTACACTACCGAGATTTTTGCCGGGGCAATCCGTTCAGTGCCGCATGGGGAAATTGAAGCCGCCAGAGCCTATGGCTTCTCGACCTTTAAAATGTATCGCTGCATTATTTTGCCTTCTGCGCTGCGTATTGCGTTACCGGCATACAGCAACGAAGTGATCCTGATGCTGCACTCTACTGCGCTGGCATTTACTGCCACGGTGCCGGATCTGCTGAAAATTGCCCGCGATATTAACGCCGCCACATATCAACCTTTTACCGCTTTTGGCATTGCCGCGGTGCTCTATTTAATCATCTCTTATGTCCTGATCAGCCTCTTTCGTAGAGCTGAAAAACGCTGGTTGCAGCATGTGAAACCTTCTTCAACGCACTGA
- the hisP gene encoding histidine ABC transporter ATP-binding protein HisP: protein MSENKLNVIDLHKRYGEHEVLKGVSLQANAGDVISIIGSSGSGKSTFLRCINFLEKPSEGSIVVNGQTINLVRDKDGQLKVADKNQLRLLRTRLTMVFQHFNLWSHMTVLENVMEAPIQVLGLSKQEARERAVKYLAKVGIDERAQGKYPVHLSGGQQQRVSIARALAMEPEVLLFDEPTSALDPELVGEVLRIMQQLAEEGKTMVVVTHEMGFARHVSTHVIFLHQGKIEEEGAPEQLFGNPQSPRLQQFLKGSLK from the coding sequence ATGTCCGAGAATAAATTAAACGTTATCGATTTGCACAAACGCTACGGCGAACACGAAGTGCTGAAAGGGGTCTCATTGCAAGCGAATGCCGGAGATGTCATAAGCATCATCGGATCGTCGGGATCGGGTAAAAGTACCTTTCTGCGCTGCATTAACTTCCTCGAAAAACCGAGCGAAGGATCGATCGTGGTCAATGGCCAGACGATCAATCTGGTGCGCGATAAAGATGGTCAACTCAAAGTCGCCGATAAAAATCAGCTGCGCTTATTGCGCACACGCCTGACGATGGTATTTCAGCACTTCAATCTCTGGAGCCATATGACGGTGCTGGAAAACGTCATGGAAGCGCCGATTCAGGTGTTGGGCCTGAGCAAGCAGGAAGCGCGCGAGCGGGCGGTGAAATATCTGGCAAAAGTCGGGATAGACGAACGTGCGCAGGGGAAATACCCGGTGCACCTGTCCGGTGGTCAGCAACAGCGTGTTTCTATCGCGCGGGCGCTAGCGATGGAACCGGAAGTTTTACTGTTTGATGAACCTACTTCAGCGCTCGATCCTGAACTGGTAGGCGAAGTGTTGCGTATTATGCAGCAACTGGCAGAAGAGGGGAAAACCATGGTGGTAGTGACTCACGAAATGGGCTTTGCTCGTCATGTTTCTACTCACGTCATTTTCCTCCATCAGGGGAAAATAGAAGAAGAAGGGGCGCCGGAGCAGTTATTCGGTAACCCGCAAAGCCCTCGTCTGCAACAGTTCCTTAAAGGTTCGCTGAAATAA
- the rpnB gene encoding recombination-promoting nuclease RpnB produces the protein MTISTTSTPHDAVFKSFLRHPDTARDFIDIHLPAPLRKLCDLTTLKLEPNSFIDEDLRQYYSDLLWSVKTQEGAGYIYVVIEHQSKPEELMAFRMMRYSIAAMQNHLDAGYKELPLVIPMLFYHGCRSPYPYSLCWLDEFAEPAIARKIYSSAFPLVDITVVPDDEIMQHRKMALLELIQKHIRQRDLLGLVDQIVSLLVTGNTNDRQLKALFNYVLQTGDARRFRAFIGEIAERAPQEKEKLMTIADRLREEGAMQGKHEEALRIAQEMMEKGFDHEVILTLTRLSPDDLIAPSH, from the coding sequence ATGACAATATCGACAACTTCCACGCCGCATGATGCGGTATTTAAATCTTTTTTACGCCATCCAGACACCGCGCGGGATTTTATTGATATTCATCTTCCCGCGCCGCTGCGCAAACTGTGTGATTTAACGACGCTTAAACTGGAACCAAATAGTTTTATTGATGAAGACCTGCGGCAATATTATTCCGACCTCTTGTGGTCTGTGAAAACGCAGGAGGGAGCGGGTTATATTTATGTGGTGATAGAGCACCAAAGTAAGCCAGAGGAATTAATGGCTTTTCGCATGATGCGCTATTCCATTGCGGCGATGCAAAACCATCTTGATGCGGGTTATAAAGAGCTTCCATTAGTGATCCCGATGCTGTTTTATCATGGTTGCAGAAGCCCTTATCCATATTCACTCTGCTGGCTTGATGAATTTGCCGAGCCTGCGATTGCCCGCAAAATTTATTCATCGGCTTTTCCGCTGGTGGATATTACCGTGGTGCCGGATGACGAGATTATGCAACATCGCAAAATGGCGCTGTTGGAGTTAATTCAGAAACATATTCGTCAGCGCGATCTGTTGGGATTAGTCGACCAAATTGTTTCGCTGCTAGTTACAGGGAACACTAATGACAGACAGCTAAAAGCCCTGTTTAATTACGTATTACAAACGGGGGATGCCCGGCGTTTCCGTGCATTTATTGGTGAGATAGCGGAACGCGCACCACAAGAAAAGGAGAAACTGATGACCATTGCTGACAGATTACGTGAAGAAGGCGCAATGCAGGGCAAACACGAAGAAGCCCTGCGCATTGCTCAGGAGATGATGGAAAAAGGATTTGACCACGAAGTCATCCTGACGCTGACCCGACTTTCACCAGACGATCTTATCGCGCCAAGCCACTAA
- the yfcH gene encoding TIGR01777 family oxidoreductase, producing MNIVITGGTGLIGRYLIPRLLDLGHQITVVTRNPQKASSVLGPRVTLWQGLAGQSNLNGVDAVINLAGEPIADKRWTHEQKERLCQSRWNITQKLVDLINASDTPPSVLISGSATGYYGDLGEVVVTEEEPPHNEFTHKLCARWEEIACRAQSDKTRVCLLRTGVVLAPDGGILGKMLPPFRLGLGGPIGSGRQYLAWIHIDDMVNGILWLLDNELRGPFNMVSPYPVRNEQFAHALGHALHRPAILRVPATAIRLLMGESSVLVLGGQRALPKKLEEAGFAFRWYDLEEALADVVR from the coding sequence ATGAACATAGTGATCACCGGAGGGACGGGATTAATTGGTCGCTATTTGATTCCACGTTTGCTGGACCTGGGCCATCAAATCACGGTAGTGACGCGTAACCCGCAGAAAGCCAGTTCCGTTCTCGGCCCTCGGGTGACACTATGGCAAGGGCTTGCCGGACAAAGCAACCTCAACGGCGTTGATGCGGTAATCAACCTGGCCGGAGAACCGATTGCTGATAAACGCTGGACTCACGAGCAAAAAGAGCGTCTCTGCCAAAGCCGCTGGAATATCACGCAAAAACTGGTCGATTTGATTAATGCCAGCGACACGCCACCGTCGGTACTCATTTCCGGCTCGGCAACGGGCTATTATGGCGACTTAGGTGAAGTGGTGGTTACCGAAGAGGAACCGCCGCATAACGAATTTACCCATAAACTCTGCGCCCGCTGGGAAGAAATTGCCTGCCGGGCACAAAGTGACAAAACGCGAGTGTGCCTGCTGCGTACCGGCGTAGTGCTGGCACCGGATGGCGGTATTCTCGGTAAAATGCTGCCGCCGTTTCGTCTTGGCCTGGGCGGGCCGATTGGTTCCGGTCGGCAGTATCTGGCCTGGATTCATATTGATGATATGGTCAACGGCATTCTCTGGCTGCTGGATAACGAGCTGCGCGGGCCATTTAATATGGTTTCGCCCTACCCGGTGCGCAATGAACAATTTGCCCATGCACTGGGTCATGCGCTGCATCGCCCGGCCATTTTGCGCGTCCCTGCGACCGCCATTCGGTTGTTAATGGGCGAATCTTCAGTTCTGGTATTAGGCGGTCAACGCGCGCTGCCAAAAAAGCTGGAAGAAGCGGGTTTTGCGTTTCGCTGGTACGATTTAGAAGAGGCGCTGGCGGATGTCGTTCGCTGA
- the folX gene encoding dihydroneopterin triphosphate 2'-epimerase — translation MAQPAAIIRIKNLRLRTFIGIKEEEINNRQDIVINVTIHYPADKARTSEDINDALNYRTVTKNIIQHVENNRFSLLEKLTQDVLDIAREHHWVTYAEVEIDKLHALRYADSVSMTLSWQR, via the coding sequence ATGGCACAACCTGCCGCTATTATTCGTATAAAGAACCTTCGTTTACGTACGTTTATCGGAATTAAGGAAGAAGAAATTAACAACCGTCAGGATATTGTTATCAATGTGACGATCCACTACCCCGCCGATAAAGCGCGCACTAGCGAAGATATCAACGATGCGCTGAATTATCGCACCGTAACGAAAAACATTATTCAGCATGTAGAGAATAACCGTTTCTCTTTGCTGGAAAAATTAACTCAGGATGTGCTCGATATCGCACGTGAACATCACTGGGTGACGTATGCTGAAGTGGAGATCGATAAACTGCACGCGCTGCGCTACGCCGATTCGGTATCCATGACCTTAAGCTGGCAGCGTTAA
- the yfcG gene encoding GSH-dependent disulfide bond oxidoreductase, with amino-acid sequence MIDLYFAPTPNGHKITLFLEEAGLDYRLIKVDLGKGGQFRPEFLRISPNNKIPAIVDHSPADGGEPLSLFESGAILLYLAEKTGLFLSHETRERAVTLQWLFWQVGGLGPMLGQNHHFNHAAPQTIPYAIERYQVETQRLYHVLNKRLENSPWLGGENYSIADIACWPWVNAWTRQRIDLAMYPAVKNWHERIRSRPATGLALLKAQHGDERSDS; translated from the coding sequence ATGATCGATCTCTATTTCGCCCCGACACCCAATGGTCACAAAATTACGCTGTTTCTCGAAGAAGCAGGGCTGGATTATCGCTTAATAAAGGTAGACCTGGGGAAAGGAGGTCAGTTTCGCCCGGAATTTTTGCGCATTTCGCCTAACAACAAAATTCCGGCAATTGTTGATCATTCTCCAGCCGATGGCGGCGAACCGCTAAGCCTCTTTGAGTCTGGTGCCATTTTGTTGTATCTGGCTGAGAAAACGGGACTCTTTTTGAGTCATGAAACGCGTGAACGCGCCGTCACATTACAGTGGTTATTCTGGCAGGTAGGCGGACTGGGGCCGATGCTTGGGCAAAATCATCATTTTAATCACGCAGCCCCCCAAACCATTCCTTACGCTATTGAACGTTATCAGGTTGAAACTCAGCGTCTGTACCATGTACTGAACAAGCGGCTGGAAAATTCGCCCTGGCTGGGAGGCGAGAACTACAGCATTGCGGATATTGCCTGCTGGCCGTGGGTTAATGCCTGGACTCGCCAGCGAATTGACCTCGCAATGTATCCGGCAGTCAAGAACTGGCATGAGCGGATCCGTTCACGCCCTGCCACCGGGCTGGCACTGCTAAAAGCACAACACGGTGATGAGCGTTCGGATAGTTAA
- the yfcF gene encoding glutathione transferase, which yields MSKPAITLWSDAHFFSPYVLSAWVALQEKGLSFHIKTIDLDSGEHLQPTWQGYGQTRRVPLLQIDDFELSESSAIAEYLEDRFAPPTWERIYPLDLENRARARQIQAWLRSDLMPIREERPTDVVFAGAKKAPLTAEGKASAEKLFAMAEHLLALGQPNLFGEWCIADTDLALMINRLVLHGDEVPERLVDYATFQWQRASVQRFIALSAKQSG from the coding sequence ATGAGTAAACCCGCTATCACGCTTTGGTCAGATGCCCATTTTTTCTCCCCTTATGTGTTATCCGCCTGGGTGGCGTTGCAGGAGAAAGGCCTGTCGTTTCATATCAAGACCATCGACCTCGACAGCGGTGAACATTTGCAGCCGACGTGGCAAGGTTACGGTCAGACACGCCGTGTGCCGTTATTACAAATCGATGATTTTGAGTTGAGTGAATCTTCTGCCATTGCGGAGTATCTGGAAGATCGATTTGCGCCACCGACCTGGGAACGTATTTATCCGCTTGATTTAGAAAATCGTGCGCGAGCACGACAGATTCAGGCCTGGCTGCGCAGCGATCTGATGCCCATCCGCGAAGAACGCCCGACGGATGTTGTCTTTGCGGGGGCGAAAAAAGCGCCACTAACGGCCGAGGGAAAAGCCAGTGCAGAGAAACTGTTCGCGATGGCAGAACATTTGTTAGCACTGGGTCAGCCGAATTTATTTGGTGAATGGTGCATTGCTGATACTGATCTGGCGCTAATGATTAACCGCCTGGTACTACATGGCGATGAGGTGCCGGAACGCCTGGTGGATTATGCGACATTCCAGTGGCAGCGAGCGTCTGTCCAGCGTTTTATTGCACTTTCGGCGAAGCAATCTGGCTGA
- the yfcE gene encoding phosphodiesterase, whose translation MKLMFASDIHGSLPATERVLELFVQSGAQWLVILGDVLNHGPRNALPEGYAPAKVAERLNEVAHKVIAVRGNCDSEVDQMLLHFPITAPWQQVLLEKQRLFLTHGHLFGPENLPALNQNDVLVYGHTHLPVAEQRGEIFHFNPGSVSIPKGGNPASYGMLDNDVLSVIALNDQSIIAQVAINP comes from the coding sequence ATGAAACTGATGTTTGCATCGGACATTCATGGGTCGTTACCGGCGACGGAACGTGTTCTGGAGTTGTTTGTCCAAAGCGGTGCCCAGTGGCTGGTGATCCTTGGCGACGTGTTGAATCATGGCCCGCGTAATGCTTTACCGGAGGGTTACGCGCCAGCCAAAGTCGCTGAACGGCTTAATGAAGTGGCACATAAGGTTATCGCTGTGCGCGGCAACTGCGACAGCGAAGTGGATCAAATGCTGCTGCATTTCCCGATAACCGCGCCGTGGCAACAGGTATTACTGGAAAAACAACGTCTGTTTTTGACGCATGGTCATCTTTTTGGCCCGGAAAATCTACCTGCTTTAAACCAGAACGATGTGCTGGTGTACGGTCATACCCATCTGCCAGTGGCAGAACAGCGGGGGGAGATTTTCCACTTCAACCCCGGCTCGGTGAGTATTCCGAAAGGCGGTAATCCGGCGAGTTATGGCATGCTGGATAATGACGTACTTAGTGTAATCGCACTCAATGATCAAAGTATCATTGCGCAGGTCGCGATTAATCCGTAA
- the yfcD gene encoding NUDIX hydrolase YfcD has product MEQRRLASTEWVDIVNEENEVIAQASREQMRAQCLRHRATYIVVHDGMGKILVQRRTETKDFLPGMLDATAGGVVQADEQLLESARREAEEELGIAGVPFAEHGQFYFEDKNCRVWGALFSCVSHGPFALQEDEVSEVCWLTPEEITARCDEFTPDSLKALALWMKRNAKNEAVETETAE; this is encoded by the coding sequence ATGGAACAGCGTCGTTTGGCAAGTACTGAATGGGTGGATATTGTCAATGAAGAGAACGAAGTCATTGCACAAGCCAGCCGGGAACAAATGCGGGCACAGTGTCTGCGTCATCGTGCAACTTATATCGTCGTGCATGATGGCATGGGCAAAATTCTGGTCCAGCGTCGTACCGAGACAAAAGACTTTTTACCCGGCATGTTAGATGCGACCGCAGGCGGTGTAGTCCAGGCCGATGAGCAGCTGCTGGAATCCGCGCGTCGCGAAGCGGAAGAAGAGTTGGGCATTGCCGGTGTCCCCTTTGCCGAGCACGGGCAGTTCTATTTCGAAGATAAAAATTGCCGTGTCTGGGGCGCGTTGTTCAGCTGCGTCTCTCACGGTCCCTTCGCTCTACAGGAAGATGAAGTCAGTGAAGTTTGCTGGCTGACGCCGGAAGAAATCACCGCACGCTGCGATGAGTTCACTCCAGACTCGCTGAAAGCGCTGGCGTTGTGGATGAAGCGCAATGCCAAAAATGAAGCCGTAGAGACTGAAACGGCAGAATGA
- the yfcC gene encoding putative basic amino acid antiporter YfcC, producing MSAITESKPTRRWAMPDTLVIIFFVAILTSLATWVVPVGMFDSQEVQYQVDGQTKTRKVVDPHSFRILTNEAGEPEYHRVQLFTTGDERPGLMNFPFEGLTSGSKYGTAVGIIMFMLVIGGAFGIVMRTGTIDNGILALIRHTRGNEILFIPALFILFSLGGAIFGMGEEAVAFAIIIAPLMVRLGYDSITTVLVTYIATQIGFASSWMNPFCVVVAQGIAGVPVLSGSGLRIVVWVIATLIGLIFTMVYASRVKKNPLLSRVHESDRFFREKQADVEQRPFTFGDWLVLIVLTAVMVWVIWGVIVNAWFIPEIASQFFTMGLVIGIIGVVFRLNGMTVNTMASSFTEGARMMIAPALLVGFAKGILLLVGNGEAGDASVLNTILNSIANAISGLDNAVAAWFMLLFQAVFNFFVTSGSGQAALTMPLLAPLGDLVGVNRQVTVLAFQFGDGFSHIIYPTSASLMATLGVCRVDFRNWLKVGATLLGLLFIMSSVVVIGAQLMGYH from the coding sequence ATGTCCGCAATCACTGAATCTAAACCAACAAGAAGATGGGCAATGCCCGATACGTTGGTGATTATCTTTTTTGTTGCCATTTTAACCAGCCTTGCCACCTGGGTAGTTCCGGTGGGCATGTTTGACAGTCAGGAAGTGCAGTATCAGGTTGATGGTCAAACAAAAACACGCAAAGTCGTAGATCCACACTCATTTCGCATTCTGACTAACGAAGCAGGCGAACCTGAGTATCACCGCGTACAGCTGTTCACGACGGGCGATGAACGCCCGGGTCTGATGAACTTCCCGTTTGAAGGGTTAACCTCAGGATCGAAATACGGGACAGCCGTTGGCATCATCATGTTTATGCTGGTGATTGGCGGCGCGTTTGGCATTGTGATGCGTACAGGAACCATTGATAACGGTATCCTGGCGCTTATTCGCCATACCCGCGGAAATGAAATTCTCTTTATTCCTGCGCTGTTTATTCTGTTTTCACTTGGCGGCGCAATATTTGGTATGGGAGAAGAGGCCGTCGCCTTTGCCATTATCATCGCACCGCTAATGGTCCGGCTGGGCTATGACAGTATTACCACCGTCCTTGTGACCTATATTGCCACGCAAATCGGTTTTGCCAGTTCGTGGATGAACCCGTTTTGTGTGGTTGTTGCTCAGGGTATTGCCGGCGTTCCGGTGCTTTCTGGCTCCGGGTTGCGCATCGTGGTGTGGGTTATCGCCACTCTGATTGGCCTGATCTTTACCATGGTGTACGCCTCACGAGTGAAAAAGAATCCTCTTCTGTCACGCGTGCATGAGTCCGACCGCTTCTTTCGTGAAAAGCAGGCTGATGTTGAACAACGTCCGTTTACCTTTGGTGACTGGCTGGTATTGATTGTCCTGACCGCCGTAATGGTCTGGGTTATTTGGGGCGTGATCGTTAATGCCTGGTTTATTCCTGAAATTGCCAGCCAGTTCTTCACCATGGGTCTGGTGATTGGCATCATCGGCGTTGTTTTCCGCCTTAACGGCATGACGGTTAATACCATGGCTTCATCCTTTACCGAAGGGGCGCGAATGATGATCGCCCCTGCCCTGCTGGTGGGTTTCGCCAAAGGGATTTTGCTGCTGGTCGGTAATGGTGAAGCGGGTGATGCCAGCGTGTTAAATACCATCCTCAACAGCATTGCCAATGCCATTAGCGGTCTGGATAACGCAGTCGCGGCCTGGTTTATGTTGCTCTTCCAGGCGGTATTTAATTTCTTCGTGACGTCCGGTTCTGGTCAGGCGGCGTTAACCATGCCGTTACTGGCACCGCTTGGCGATCTGGTCGGTGTTAACCGTCAGGTTACCGTGCTGGCGTTCCAGTTTGGTGATGGCTTCAGCCACATCATTTACCCAACCTCAGCTTCGTTAATGGCGACGCTCGGTGTTTGCCGGGTGGACTTCCGTAACTGGCTGAAGGTGGGTGCGACCCTGCTTGGACTGCTGTTTATTATGTCCAGCGTCGTGGTGATCGGCGCTCAGTTGATGGGCTACCACTAA
- the pta gene encoding phosphate acetyltransferase, translating into MSRIIMLIPTGTSVGLTSVSLGVIRAMERKGVRLSVFKPIAQPRTGGDAPDQTTTIVRANSSTTTAAEPLKMSYVEGLLSSNQKDVLMEEIIANYHANTKDAEVVLVEGLVPTRKHQFAQSLNYEIAKTLNAEIVFVMSQGTDTPEQLKERIELTRNSFGGAKNTNITGVIVNKLNAPVDEQGRTRPDLSEIFDDSTKAKVNNVDPAKLQESSPLPVLGAVPWSFDLIATRAIDMARHLNATIINEGDINTRRVKSVTFCARSIPHMLEHFRAGSLLVTSADRPDVLVAACLAAMNGVEIGALLLTGGYEMDARISKLCERAFATGLPVFMVNTNTWQTSLSLQSFNLEVPVDDHERIEKVQEYVANYINADWIDSLTATSERSRRLSPPAFRYQLTELARKAGKRIVLPEGDEPRTVKAAAICAERGIATCVLLGNPAEINRVAASQGVELGAGIEIVDPEVVRENYVGRLVELRKNKGMTETVAREQLEDNVVLGTLMLEQDEVDGLVSGAVHTTANTIRPPLQLIKTAPGSSLVSSVFFMLLPEQVYVYGDCAINPDPTAEQLAEIAIQSADSAAAFGIEPRVAMLSYSTGTSGAGSDVEKVREATRLAQEKRPDLMIDGPLQYDAAVMADVAKSKAPNSPVAGRATVFIFPDLNTGNTTYKAVQRSADLISIGPMLQGMRKPVNDLSRGALVDDIVYTIALTAIQSAQQQ; encoded by the coding sequence GTGTCCCGTATTATTATGCTGATCCCTACCGGAACCAGCGTCGGTCTGACCAGCGTCAGCCTTGGCGTGATCCGTGCAATGGAACGCAAAGGCGTTCGTCTGAGCGTTTTCAAACCTATCGCTCAGCCGCGTACCGGTGGCGATGCGCCCGATCAGACTACGACTATCGTGCGTGCGAACTCTTCCACCACGACGGCCGCTGAACCGCTGAAAATGAGCTACGTTGAAGGTCTGCTTTCCAGCAATCAGAAAGATGTGCTGATGGAAGAGATCATCGCGAACTACCACGCTAACACCAAAGACGCTGAAGTCGTTCTGGTTGAAGGTCTGGTCCCGACACGTAAACACCAGTTTGCCCAGTCTCTGAACTACGAAATCGCTAAAACGCTGAATGCGGAAATCGTCTTCGTTATGTCTCAGGGCACTGACACCCCGGAACAGCTGAAAGAGCGTATCGAACTGACCCGCAACAGCTTCGGCGGTGCAAAAAACACCAATATTACCGGCGTTATCGTTAACAAACTGAACGCTCCGGTTGATGAGCAGGGTCGTACTCGCCCGGATCTGTCCGAGATTTTTGACGACTCCACCAAAGCAAAAGTGAACAACGTTGATCCGGCGAAGCTGCAAGAATCCAGCCCTCTGCCGGTTCTCGGCGCTGTGCCGTGGAGCTTTGACCTGATCGCGACTCGTGCGATCGATATGGCTCGCCACCTGAATGCGACCATCATCAACGAAGGCGACATCAATACTCGCCGCGTTAAATCCGTCACTTTCTGCGCACGCAGCATTCCGCACATGCTGGAGCACTTCCGTGCCGGTTCTCTGCTGGTGACTTCCGCAGACCGCCCTGACGTGCTGGTTGCCGCGTGCCTGGCTGCCATGAACGGCGTAGAAATCGGTGCCCTGCTGCTGACTGGCGGCTACGAAATGGACGCGCGCATTTCTAAACTGTGCGAACGTGCTTTCGCTACCGGCCTGCCGGTATTTATGGTGAACACCAACACCTGGCAGACTTCTCTGAGCCTGCAGAGCTTCAACCTGGAAGTTCCGGTTGACGATCACGAGCGTATCGAGAAAGTTCAGGAATACGTTGCTAACTACATCAACGCTGACTGGATCGATTCTCTGACTGCCACTTCTGAGCGCAGCCGTCGTCTGTCTCCGCCAGCGTTCCGTTATCAGCTGACCGAACTTGCGCGCAAAGCGGGCAAACGTATCGTTCTGCCGGAAGGTGACGAACCGCGTACCGTTAAAGCAGCCGCTATCTGTGCTGAACGTGGTATCGCAACTTGCGTACTGCTGGGTAATCCAGCAGAGATCAACCGTGTTGCAGCCTCTCAGGGTGTAGAACTGGGTGCAGGCATTGAAATCGTTGATCCAGAAGTGGTTCGCGAAAACTATGTTGGTCGTCTGGTCGAACTGCGTAAGAACAAAGGCATGACCGAAACCGTTGCCCGCGAACAGCTGGAAGACAACGTGGTTCTCGGTACGCTGATGCTGGAACAAGATGAAGTTGATGGTCTGGTTTCCGGTGCTGTTCACACCACCGCAAACACCATCCGTCCGCCGCTGCAGCTGATCAAAACTGCACCGGGCAGCTCCCTGGTATCTTCCGTGTTCTTCATGCTGTTGCCGGAACAGGTTTACGTTTACGGTGACTGTGCGATCAACCCGGATCCGACCGCAGAACAGCTGGCAGAAATCGCGATTCAGTCCGCTGATTCCGCTGCGGCCTTCGGTATCGAACCGCGCGTTGCTATGCTCTCCTACTCCACCGGTACTTCTGGTGCTGGTAGCGACGTAGAAAAAGTTCGCGAAGCAACTCGTCTGGCGCAGGAAAAACGTCCTGATCTGATGATCGACGGTCCGCTGCAGTACGACGCTGCGGTAATGGCTGACGTTGCGAAATCCAAAGCACCGAACTCTCCGGTTGCAGGTCGCGCTACCGTGTTCATCTTCCCGGATCTGAACACCGGTAACACCACCTACAAAGCGGTACAGCGTTCTGCTGACCTGATCTCTATCGGACCGATGCTGCAGGGTATGCGCAAGCCGGTTAACGACCTGTCCCGTGGCGCACTGGTTGATGATATCGTCTACACCATCGCGCTGACTGCGATTCAGTCTGCACAGCAGCAGTAA